In Bacteroidia bacterium, one DNA window encodes the following:
- a CDS encoding Na(+)-translocating NADH-quinone reductase subunit A, whose product MSNTIKLRKGYDIKLTGTATKFELPSFSSRVFAVKPPDFKGLIPRLMVEQGSEVKAGSPIFHDKADDKVIFTSPVSGEIVEIVRGERRVILEIHILADAKNEFVDFGKANPSTLSAEEIKSKLLQSGCWTLIRQRPFNKVPQTELTPKNIFISGFDSSPYATDLEFAVAGEEQQLQTAIDALSKITEGKIYVGLSVAQKGHSIFEKLHNVVITYFDGPHPAGNVGIQIHHTAPINKDETVWTVNAQDLVTIGRLFNNGVYDTSRFFSISGNLVNKRGYFKSNIGCQVSKVLENNIQNKAVRIISGNPLTGDKIDINGFISTFHTSISVIEEGTEPEFFGWLFPSYKRPSLSKTFTSYMNPQTEYNVNTNMHGEERAFVVSGEYEKVLPMDILPLQLMKACYTFDINNMEGLGIYEIVEEDIALCEFVCTSKMPLQQILREAITYLESES is encoded by the coding sequence ATGTCAAACACAATAAAATTAAGAAAAGGCTACGATATAAAACTCACCGGGACAGCTACAAAATTCGAGCTTCCTTCGTTTTCATCTCGTGTATTCGCGGTAAAACCGCCTGATTTTAAAGGACTCATCCCCAGACTAATGGTAGAACAAGGTTCTGAAGTAAAAGCCGGTTCTCCTATTTTTCATGATAAAGCGGATGATAAAGTAATTTTTACTTCTCCGGTTAGCGGTGAAATTGTAGAGATTGTAAGAGGTGAAAGAAGGGTTATATTAGAAATCCATATTCTCGCTGATGCTAAGAATGAATTTGTTGATTTCGGCAAAGCAAATCCAAGTACACTGTCCGCAGAGGAGATTAAATCTAAGTTACTACAAAGCGGATGTTGGACACTCATTCGTCAACGTCCTTTTAACAAGGTGCCTCAAACAGAATTAACACCAAAGAACATTTTTATTTCCGGATTTGATTCATCTCCTTATGCTACCGATTTAGAATTTGCAGTGGCCGGAGAAGAGCAGCAATTACAAACCGCAATAGATGCTTTGAGCAAAATCACTGAAGGCAAGATTTACGTAGGTCTTTCTGTTGCGCAAAAAGGTCATAGCATATTTGAAAAATTGCACAATGTTGTCATTACATATTTTGATGGTCCTCATCCGGCAGGCAATGTTGGAATTCAAATACATCATACTGCTCCCATAAACAAAGATGAAACCGTTTGGACTGTTAATGCTCAAGACTTAGTTACTATTGGTCGTTTGTTTAACAACGGTGTGTATGACACTTCAAGATTCTTTTCAATATCAGGCAACTTAGTAAACAAAAGAGGTTATTTTAAATCAAATATTGGCTGTCAAGTAAGTAAGGTATTGGAAAACAACATCCAGAACAAGGCTGTTCGTATTATCAGTGGCAACCCTTTGACAGGAGATAAAATTGATATCAACGGGTTTATTAGCACTTTTCATACTTCAATTTCGGTAATAGAAGAAGGTACAGAGCCTGAGTTTTTCGGCTGGTTATTCCCAAGCTATAAAAGACCTTCGCTTTCAAAAACATTTACATCTTATATGAACCCTCAAACTGAGTATAATGTAAATACCAATATGCATGGTGAAGAAAGAGCCTTTGTTGTTTCCGGTGAATATGAAAAGGTTTTACCAATGGACATTCTCCCATTACAACTTATGAAGGCATGTTACACATTCGACATTAACAATATGGAAGGCTTGGGTATTTATGAAATAGTGGAAGAAGATATCGCTCTTTGCGAATTCGTTTGCACTTCTAAGATGCCTTTACAACAAATATTAAGAGAAGCAATTACTTATTTAGAAAGTGAGTCATAA
- the gcvP gene encoding aminomethyl-transferring glycine dehydrogenase: MKLSTQPFHSFVDRHNGPNQSEVEQMLKTLGLNSVDELINKTIPKNIRLAKELNLAPAISENELLAKLKVIGAKNKVYKNYIGLGYYDTYTPGVILRNIMENPGWYTQYTPYQAEISQGRLEALLNFQTLIIELTGMEIANASLLDEATAAAEAMSMFKNLSVNKSATKFFVDKEVFPQTIDVIKTRALPLGWEVVVGDYNTFSPSVDFFGAYIQYPNNTGNIVSYQSFTEKCHAANILVCAGSDLLALTMLTPPAEWGADCVIGSTQRFGVPMGFGGPHAAFFATKDEYKRQVPGRIIGVSIDANNDPALRMALQTREQHIRRQAATSNICTSQVLLAIMASMYAVYHGPNGLKAIASKVHFLTKSLENALTSLGFKQVNKNFFDTLYIDAGSNLNAIKNFAISANINFRYFENNHIGISIDETSSEEDIQTIVNLFAQTAGKNHTCTFHENSELSWEREFVRTSAYLTHPVFNSHHSEHQMLRYIKRLESKDLSLCQSMISLGSCTMKLNATTEMIPVTWTEFNSLHPFCPADQIEGYTELLKEFSNDLAEITGFSGVSLQPNAGAQGEYTGLLVIREYFLNKGEAHKNVALIPESAHGTNPASAVMAGMKVVVVKTDTKGNIDFEDLKSKAEANKDNLACLMLTYPSTFGVFEEGVKEVTDLIHSYGGQVYMDGANMNAQVGLTSPGNIGADVCHLNLHKTFCIPHGGGGPGMGPICVASHLVPFLPGHSLVSTGGNKGIGAVSAAPFGSANIILISYAYIKMMGAAGLKRATQIAILNANYMKARLETVYQTVYSGKNGYAAHEFILDIRPFKATSGIEAEDIAKRLMDYGFHAPTLSFPIPNTLMIEPTESESKGELDRFIDAMLSIREEIREVETGMMPKEDNVLVNAPHTAKSVIADVWAHPYSREKAAYPASFVLQNKFWATVSRVNSTYGDRNLICACPPIEMYAEANA, from the coding sequence ATGAAATTATCAACTCAACCCTTTCACAGCTTTGTTGACAGGCATAACGGACCTAACCAAAGCGAAGTAGAGCAGATGCTTAAAACATTAGGCTTAAATTCAGTAGATGAATTAATTAACAAAACAATTCCTAAGAATATTCGTCTTGCAAAAGAACTCAATCTTGCTCCGGCAATTTCAGAAAATGAATTGCTCGCAAAGCTTAAAGTAATTGGTGCAAAAAATAAAGTTTACAAAAACTACATTGGATTGGGATACTATGACACTTACACTCCGGGTGTGATTTTACGCAATATCATGGAAAACCCTGGATGGTACACACAATACACTCCTTACCAAGCAGAGATTTCTCAAGGACGACTTGAAGCTCTATTAAACTTCCAAACACTTATCATCGAGCTAACGGGAATGGAAATCGCGAATGCTTCATTATTAGATGAAGCTACTGCTGCTGCTGAGGCAATGAGCATGTTCAAGAATCTTTCAGTAAATAAATCAGCTACTAAATTTTTTGTTGATAAAGAAGTATTTCCACAAACTATAGATGTAATCAAGACACGTGCACTGCCTCTTGGATGGGAAGTTGTCGTTGGCGATTATAATACTTTCTCCCCTTCGGTTGATTTCTTTGGCGCCTATATTCAATATCCTAACAACACAGGAAACATAGTGAGTTATCAATCATTTACAGAAAAATGTCATGCTGCAAATATTTTAGTGTGTGCCGGTTCTGATTTGTTAGCGCTCACCATGTTAACCCCTCCTGCTGAATGGGGTGCAGACTGTGTAATTGGTTCTACGCAAAGGTTTGGCGTACCGATGGGTTTTGGCGGACCTCATGCCGCATTCTTTGCCACAAAAGATGAATATAAAAGACAGGTTCCCGGTCGTATTATAGGCGTTTCAATTGATGCAAATAATGACCCTGCACTGCGAATGGCACTGCAAACCAGAGAACAACACATTAGAAGACAAGCTGCTACTAGTAATATTTGTACCTCTCAGGTGCTACTTGCTATCATGGCATCCATGTATGCTGTATATCATGGTCCAAACGGTTTAAAAGCTATTGCTTCTAAAGTTCATTTCCTAACCAAATCACTTGAAAATGCACTTACATCACTCGGTTTTAAACAAGTAAATAAAAATTTCTTTGACACCTTATATATAGATGCAGGTTCTAATTTAAATGCAATTAAAAACTTTGCAATCAGTGCAAATATTAATTTTAGATACTTTGAAAACAATCATATAGGAATTTCGATTGATGAAACAAGTTCAGAAGAAGATATTCAAACAATAGTGAATTTATTTGCGCAAACAGCAGGCAAAAACCACACTTGCACTTTCCATGAAAACAGTGAATTAAGTTGGGAGCGAGAATTTGTAAGAACCTCTGCTTACTTAACCCATCCGGTGTTTAACAGCCATCACTCCGAACATCAAATGTTAAGATATATAAAGAGGTTAGAAAGCAAAGACTTATCATTATGCCAAAGCATGATTTCATTAGGTAGCTGTACAATGAAATTGAATGCAACAACAGAAATGATTCCTGTTACATGGACAGAGTTTAATAGCCTACACCCTTTCTGTCCTGCTGATCAAATAGAAGGATATACCGAGCTTTTAAAAGAGTTTTCAAATGACTTAGCAGAAATCACAGGATTCTCCGGTGTATCACTGCAGCCAAATGCCGGTGCACAAGGTGAATATACCGGACTTTTGGTCATTAGAGAATACTTTTTAAACAAAGGTGAAGCACATAAGAATGTTGCATTGATTCCGGAATCTGCACACGGTACAAACCCGGCAAGTGCAGTAATGGCAGGGATGAAAGTGGTGGTTGTTAAAACAGACACAAAAGGAAATATTGACTTTGAAGATTTAAAATCCAAAGCGGAAGCAAACAAAGACAACTTAGCATGTCTAATGCTCACCTACCCTTCAACATTCGGGGTATTTGAAGAAGGAGTAAAAGAAGTAACAGACCTGATCCATTCTTATGGCGGACAAGTTTACATGGATGGAGCGAACATGAACGCTCAAGTAGGTTTAACCAGCCCCGGCAATATCGGAGCAGATGTTTGTCATTTGAATTTACACAAAACCTTTTGCATACCTCATGGAGGAGGCGGACCGGGTATGGGTCCTATTTGTGTTGCTTCTCACCTTGTTCCTTTCTTACCCGGACATTCTTTAGTTTCTACAGGTGGTAATAAAGGAATTGGAGCAGTCTCTGCTGCACCATTTGGCAGTGCTAACATTATTCTAATTTCTTATGCTTATATCAAAATGATGGGTGCTGCTGGATTAAAAAGAGCTACACAAATAGCTATACTGAATGCTAACTATATGAAAGCACGCCTTGAAACAGTTTATCAAACAGTATATTCAGGCAAAAATGGATATGCTGCACATGAATTTATTCTTGATATAAGACCATTTAAAGCTACCAGCGGTATCGAAGCAGAAGATATTGCAAAAAGGCTTATGGATTATGGCTTCCATGCACCAACCCTGTCTTTCCCGATACCAAATACGCTGATGATTGAACCAACAGAAAGTGAGTCAAAAGGTGAACTTGACAGGTTTATTGACGCTATGTTATCAATCAGAGAAGAAATCAGAGAAGTCGAAACAGGAATGATGCCAAAAGAAGACAATGTGTTGGTTAATGCACCCCACACAGCTAAATCTGTAATTGCAGATGTATGGGCGCATCCATATAGCAGAGAAAAAGCAGCTTATCCGGCATCATTTGTTTTGCAAAACAAGTTTTGGGCTACGGTTTCAAGAGTAAACAGTACTTATGGTGACAGGAACTTAATTTGCGCTTGTCCTCCCATAGAAATGTATGCAGAAGCTAATGCGTAA
- a CDS encoding transglycosylase SLT domain-containing protein, whose product MKRGFLILSLFALHTTILEASEGDKVNSINRIDSLTMQLLRFDSKFENKINVFEQPITEELFYSKMKMLGSRFDFKYNADVARQIGFMTNPASTFMAKTLPNSVTYLPIFSEVLDKRKLPDEIKYLAVIESALNPNAVSWCGATGLWQFMQGTGRLMNLQINGEIDERKDIVKSTEKAFSYLESMYTLYGDWFMALAAYNCGPGNVNKAIARSGGKRDYWSVRKFLPRETQQYVPKFIAAVFVMNFVDLNSLFACEDKYYKIVPVELSKPMNLNLASALLDWEPGFISEYNAFYKMDFIPEFYNDKRLYLPYYAAMQFIEMEEFIYSVQDNLVFSNNYQSSKKLVYHKVHKGETLYRVASKYNVTVDDIIRWNKLKKKVVFAGQSLKIYKTVTPDVNVNFANQEYAYYVVLDEYETLGAICEKIGMCDFEKTIANNDIISECDLLSRGTVIKIYPKCQGL is encoded by the coding sequence ATGAAGCGAGGCTTTTTAATATTGAGCCTTTTCGCTCTGCATACCACAATTCTTGAAGCATCTGAAGGAGATAAAGTCAACTCAATTAATCGTATTGATAGCTTAACAATGCAGTTATTGCGTTTTGATTCTAAGTTTGAGAATAAGATTAATGTATTTGAACAACCCATCACAGAGGAGTTGTTTTATTCTAAAATGAAAATGTTGGGCAGTAGGTTTGATTTTAAATACAATGCTGATGTTGCGCGTCAAATTGGTTTTATGACCAATCCGGCAAGCACATTTATGGCTAAAACCTTACCTAATAGTGTTACATATCTTCCAATCTTTAGTGAGGTTTTAGACAAAAGAAAGTTGCCGGATGAAATTAAGTATCTTGCGGTAATAGAATCTGCGCTAAATCCCAATGCGGTTTCATGGTGTGGCGCGACTGGTTTGTGGCAGTTTATGCAGGGGACAGGTAGGTTGATGAACTTGCAAATAAATGGTGAAATTGATGAACGTAAGGATATTGTAAAATCTACAGAGAAGGCTTTCTCCTATTTAGAAAGTATGTACACATTGTATGGTGATTGGTTTATGGCGCTTGCTGCATATAACTGTGGTCCGGGTAATGTTAACAAAGCAATTGCACGTTCAGGAGGCAAAAGAGATTATTGGTCAGTTAGAAAGTTCCTTCCGCGCGAGACACAGCAATATGTACCAAAATTTATTGCAGCAGTTTTTGTAATGAACTTTGTTGACTTGAATTCACTTTTCGCTTGTGAGGATAAGTATTATAAAATAGTTCCTGTAGAATTATCAAAGCCGATGAACCTTAACTTAGCCTCAGCTTTATTGGACTGGGAACCGGGTTTTATTAGTGAATATAATGCCTTTTATAAAATGGATTTTATCCCTGAATTTTACAATGATAAACGCCTTTACTTGCCGTATTATGCAGCAATGCAGTTTATTGAAATGGAGGAGTTTATTTATTCTGTTCAGGATAATTTAGTATTCAGCAATAATTACCAAAGTTCAAAGAAATTGGTATATCACAAAGTACACAAAGGCGAAACCCTGTATCGTGTTGCTTCTAAATACAATGTTACTGTTGATGATATTATTCGTTGGAATAAACTTAAAAAGAAAGTAGTTTTTGCGGGTCAATCACTCAAAATCTATAAAACCGTTACTCCTGATGTGAATGTAAATTTTGCAAACCAAGAATATGCTTATTATGTCGTTTTAGACGAATATGAAACATTAGGAGCTATTTGTGAGAAAATCGGAATGTGTGACTTTGAAAAAACAATCGCAAATAATGATATTATTTCAGAATGTGATTTGTTGAGCAGAGGTACTGTTATTAAAATTTACCCTAAATGCCAGGGGCTATGA
- a CDS encoding DUF4837 family protein, with translation MRFVVVSLIALFFVSCFNDSPVVTSKGEPGRLVLVTSDQLYHEIDSTLDKVFYEPQPWLAMSEAYFKLSKMDKDAFKRSFMEYQTILFLITKENYEEFKILVPQIASADLEAYFNDESGMPIHINNKYAEPQKIYFLFARDAAEMKEKLLKIQDNLLTTLYNNEVKDFALRLFPNNADTSNAKFKQIKSVLGSGVAIPDNFELLKKSGEFYWYGERFSNEQQGIFCYRVPYSDTAQFNDEYLFNYRDSMMKAQVPGPREGTYMTTSASDVYPRFSEYQTINGLYAKKLRGWWTVQGEFMGGPYVLYAVLSKDNRYIFFFEGFIYAPNKSKSKNLRTLEALGYTIQ, from the coding sequence ATGAGATTTGTTGTAGTATCACTCATTGCATTATTTTTTGTTTCTTGTTTTAATGATTCACCGGTTGTAACATCCAAAGGTGAACCTGGAAGATTAGTTTTAGTTACTTCCGATCAACTATATCATGAAATTGATTCAACATTAGATAAAGTGTTTTATGAGCCGCAACCTTGGTTAGCAATGTCTGAAGCGTACTTCAAACTATCCAAAATGGATAAGGATGCCTTTAAAAGAAGTTTCATGGAGTATCAAACAATTTTGTTTTTGATAACTAAAGAGAATTACGAAGAGTTTAAAATCTTAGTACCACAAATTGCATCAGCTGACTTAGAAGCATATTTTAATGATGAATCAGGTATGCCTATTCATATTAATAATAAATATGCAGAACCTCAAAAGATTTACTTCTTATTTGCTAGGGATGCAGCCGAAATGAAAGAAAAGCTGCTTAAAATACAGGATAATTTATTAACCACTCTTTATAACAATGAAGTCAAAGATTTTGCGCTTAGATTATTTCCTAATAATGCTGATACATCCAATGCAAAATTTAAACAAATTAAATCAGTCTTAGGAAGTGGAGTTGCCATACCCGACAATTTTGAATTATTGAAAAAGTCAGGAGAGTTCTATTGGTATGGTGAACGTTTTTCAAACGAACAACAAGGGATATTTTGCTATCGCGTTCCATACAGCGATACTGCACAATTCAATGATGAATATCTATTTAATTATAGAGACAGTATGATGAAAGCACAAGTGCCAGGTCCAAGAGAAGGAACTTACATGACTACGTCTGCAAGTGATGTTTATCCAAGGTTCTCCGAATATCAAACTATAAATGGACTTTATGCAAAAAAACTAAGAGGTTGGTGGACTGTGCAAGGTGAATTTATGGGAGGTCCTTATGTGCTTTATGCTGTCTTGTCAAAGGATAACCGATATATATTTTTCTTCGAAGGATTTATTTATGCTCCAAATAAATCAAAATCAAAGAATCTGAGGACATTGGAGGCTTTAGGATATACGATTCAATGA
- a CDS encoding phosphoribosylglycinamide formyltransferase, translating to MIQKKRVVIFASGSGSNAEQLCRKFKFHKSIEVVAVFTNNPQAGVIDRVSKYHIPIYLFSRIEFRDSDVVANELLKLKADFIVLAGFLWLIPQKLIHLFPERIINIHPALLPKYGGKGMYGMNVHHAVIQAKEEKSGITIHLVNDEYDKGRILFQAEIQIAPQDTPGTLAEKIHALEYENFSTVIERYITSYH from the coding sequence ATGATACAAAAGAAAAGAGTTGTTATTTTCGCTTCAGGGAGTGGTTCCAATGCAGAACAGTTGTGTAGGAAGTTTAAATTTCATAAATCAATCGAAGTAGTAGCAGTTTTTACCAATAATCCGCAGGCTGGAGTAATAGATAGAGTTTCAAAATACCATATTCCGATTTATCTGTTTTCTAGAATCGAATTTAGAGACTCGGATGTAGTAGCAAATGAGTTATTAAAACTCAAAGCTGATTTTATTGTGTTAGCAGGATTTCTATGGTTAATTCCGCAGAAATTGATCCATCTTTTTCCGGAAAGGATTATCAATATCCATCCGGCACTATTACCCAAATATGGAGGCAAAGGAATGTACGGGATGAATGTCCATCATGCAGTTATTCAGGCAAAAGAAGAAAAGTCCGGTATAACAATTCACTTAGTTAATGATGAGTATGACAAAGGCAGAATCCTTTTTCAAGCGGAAATTCAAATTGCTCCCCAAGACACACCCGGAACGCTAGCAGAGAAAATTCATGCGCTAGAGTATGAAAATTTTTCAACAGTTATTGAAAGATATATTACTTCCTATCATTAA
- a CDS encoding T9SS type A sorting domain-containing protein yields the protein MKNIQVFYVILVIFGIIFSVNNSCSAQQYINAYAKVTNVNSVTKVLTLSTSAGECDYTNDTFNVGEQVMIWQVQDDVIGSNTSDTSTFGDLSSISNAGKFEICVITNRTMSGPNVSTLTLDKIDNSYNIGSNSSVQVISVRHFVSYTTTGDLTALAWNGNIGGALIMVVDGTLTLNHNINVDRKGFRGGAPGWNTASGDCNSSEETRYIENNTYYGEKGEGIYRDTNSTFNNRRGKILTGGGGGNYHNAGGGGGGNFSAGGLGGNGWGGGNPSFNGLCTYTSGGIGGIALQGHIAPDRLFLGGGGGGGQGNQSPNQATKGGDGGGAIFIQANTIETACSGGPLVISANGESANPTSGNDGGGGGGAGGTIVFNVNNWNAISACVLNISANGANGSSVIHTDAHGGGGAGAQGVVVFSTPTIPTNNINTTTLNGAPGQNCNGCTSNTAGSASNIDNQGIFTFWKTPLPVDLLFFRATSVNNEVAYIDWATSMEMNASHFTIYKSTDGVHWKELGQVEAAGNSNQYHSYQLYDNDLLTGKNIYKLKQTDFNGQTVEKGLASIFVISQLKSFEIFPNPNNGNFTVTFSDDVAGAKVEIFNPLGQLVSSFGQKDHSTEVQLPELKGIYLVKIQIGEKITLSKIVNQ from the coding sequence ATGAAAAATATACAAGTCTTTTATGTCATTTTGGTTATTTTTGGAATAATATTTAGTGTTAATAATAGCTGTTCTGCACAACAGTATATTAATGCTTATGCAAAAGTAACAAATGTTAATTCTGTTACCAAAGTTTTAACTTTAAGTACAAGTGCAGGTGAATGCGATTATACAAATGACACTTTTAATGTGGGTGAACAAGTAATGATTTGGCAAGTCCAAGATGATGTAATCGGTTCGAATACTAGTGATACATCAACATTCGGAGATCTTTCAAGTATCAGTAATGCCGGCAAGTTTGAAATATGTGTTATAACCAATCGTACGATGAGTGGTCCTAATGTGAGCACGTTGACGCTGGATAAAATTGATAATTCTTATAATATTGGCTCAAACTCTTCTGTACAAGTAATTTCAGTGAGGCATTTTGTTTCATATACTACAACAGGGGATTTAACAGCTTTGGCTTGGAATGGTAATATTGGTGGGGCGTTGATCATGGTTGTGGATGGCACTCTAACGCTTAATCATAATATTAATGTAGATCGTAAAGGGTTTAGAGGTGGAGCACCAGGATGGAATACAGCCTCTGGAGATTGTAATTCAAGCGAAGAAACACGCTATATTGAAAATAATACTTACTATGGTGAAAAGGGTGAGGGAATCTATAGAGATACTAATTCGACCTTTAATAATAGAAGAGGAAAAATATTAACAGGCGGTGGCGGTGGCAACTATCATAATGCAGGAGGCGGTGGTGGCGGAAACTTTTCTGCCGGGGGATTAGGTGGAAACGGTTGGGGAGGTGGCAATCCTTCTTTTAATGGGTTGTGTACATATACATCCGGAGGGATTGGCGGTATTGCTTTGCAAGGGCACATAGCTCCCGATAGATTGTTTTTGGGTGGAGGCGGTGGTGGAGGTCAAGGGAATCAATCGCCCAATCAAGCAACAAAAGGCGGTGATGGTGGAGGAGCAATCTTTATTCAGGCAAATACTATTGAAACTGCATGTTCCGGAGGTCCTTTAGTAATCAGTGCAAATGGAGAAAGTGCAAATCCAACGTCAGGAAATGATGGAGGAGGTGGCGGTGGTGCTGGTGGTACGATTGTTTTTAATGTAAATAATTGGAATGCAATTAGTGCTTGTGTGTTAAATATTTCTGCAAACGGGGCAAATGGTTCAAGTGTTATTCATACAGATGCACATGGAGGAGGAGGAGCCGGTGCCCAAGGTGTAGTGGTTTTTAGTACTCCGACAATACCAACGAATAATATTAATACAACTACACTCAATGGAGCACCAGGGCAGAATTGTAATGGTTGTACATCCAATACTGCAGGTAGTGCATCCAATATTGATAATCAAGGAATTTTTACATTTTGGAAAACCCCCTTACCGGTAGATTTACTTTTCTTTAGAGCTACATCTGTCAATAATGAGGTTGCTTATATTGATTGGGCTACTTCTATGGAAATGAACGCCAGTCATTTTACTATTTATAAAAGTACTGATGGAGTTCATTGGAAAGAATTGGGACAAGTTGAGGCAGCAGGTAATAGTAACCAATATCATTCTTACCAATTATATGATAACGACCTGCTTACAGGAAAAAATATTTATAAACTCAAGCAAACTGACTTTAACGGTCAAACTGTGGAGAAAGGTCTTGCTTCTATCTTTGTGATTTCTCAGCTTAAATCATTCGAGATATTTCCTAATCCTAATAATGGTAACTTTACTGTTACATTCAGTGATGATGTTGCCGGAGCTAAGGTTGAGATTTTTAATCCATTAGGACAACTCGTGTCTTCTTTTGGACAGAAAGACCATAGTACAGAAGTACAACTACCTGAGTTAAAAGGTATCTATCTGGTCAAAATTCAAATAGGAGAAAAAATTACGTTAAGTAAAATAGTAAATCAATAA
- a CDS encoding fumarylacetoacetate hydrolase family protein — translation MKFITYSKNNQIHVGFVSNNHILPIHTIDNSIPDDMLSIIKAGNATLDKIRAMEQSVSSGKYMEFALDFQTTQLLAPVPNPVSTRDGYAFRQHVAAARRNRKVEMIPEFDEYPIFYFTNHNAVQGPGEILCMPDHFQKLDFELEVAVVLGKNGRNVKAENADEYIFGYTIMNDMSARTLQMEEMKLNLGPAKGKDFSTVIGPMLVTPDELAKYKTAAKPGHNGNNYNLDMKCWVNGQLVSHGNAADMDWTFAEIIERCAYGVNIFPGEVIGSGTVGTGCFLELNGTGLLNDPSYKPQWLQPNDVVEMEVTGLGRLSNTIIAEQTDFSILALKKNQ, via the coding sequence ATGAAATTCATAACATATAGCAAAAACAATCAAATTCATGTTGGATTTGTAAGCAATAATCACATTTTACCTATTCACACCATCGACAACTCAATCCCTGATGATATGCTTAGCATCATTAAAGCGGGAAATGCTACCTTAGATAAAATAAGAGCGATGGAGCAAAGTGTTTCTTCAGGAAAATATATGGAATTTGCATTAGACTTTCAGACCACACAACTGTTGGCACCTGTTCCAAATCCGGTTAGCACAAGAGATGGCTATGCTTTTAGACAACATGTTGCAGCAGCCAGAAGGAATCGCAAAGTAGAAATGATTCCAGAGTTTGACGAATACCCTATTTTCTATTTTACCAACCACAATGCAGTTCAAGGACCCGGTGAAATTCTTTGCATGCCTGATCATTTCCAAAAACTTGATTTCGAATTAGAAGTGGCGGTTGTTTTAGGTAAAAATGGACGTAATGTAAAAGCCGAAAATGCAGACGAGTATATCTTCGGATACACGATTATGAACGACATGAGTGCGCGCACTTTACAGATGGAGGAAATGAAACTGAATCTTGGTCCTGCAAAAGGAAAAGATTTCTCAACTGTAATTGGTCCCATGCTGGTTACACCAGATGAGCTTGCAAAGTATAAAACTGCTGCCAAACCGGGGCACAACGGCAATAATTACAACCTCGATATGAAATGTTGGGTTAATGGACAGTTAGTTTCTCATGGCAACGCAGCTGACATGGACTGGACATTTGCAGAGATTATTGAAAGATGTGCATACGGAGTAAATATTTTCCCTGGTGAAGTGATTGGTTCCGGCACAGTAGGAACCGGTTGTTTCTTGGAATTAAATGGGACAGGCTTGTTGAATGACCCAAGTTACAAACCTCAATGGCTCCAACCCAATGATGTGGTGGAAATGGAAGTTACAGGTCTTGGAAGGCTCTCTAACACAATTATTGCTGAACAGACTGATTTCTCAATTTTAGCATTGAAAAAGAATCAATAG